TGCTGTCTGAGGTCACCTACGGAAACAGCGGCCCGAACCCACGCTCCGACAGAGACACGTGCATACGAGGCAGGAATGAGGCTGTGATGCGCAAAGCGTCGGCTTTCTATTTTTACACTTCCCCAAAGGACAGATGAGAAAACAAAGTGGGACTTGTGTTGGAACAAGAAGCCTCACGACGGTTCCACGGAGCACGGCCTGAACAGAACCTCCCTGACACCATCCGTTGCTGGTGGACACCTCCAgtgtcagcagctgcacaggaaACCGTGCAGCTGCTGATTAATGAAGTCATCCTGGGCCACTGGTCAAGTTGAAAGCGGAAGTGTTTCGTCAGTGCGTCGTGCACCTTACGTAACTTCGCGCGTCCGTCAGAGAACTGCGGCGGTCGAACCGCGCCGCTTTCCGTGCGGAGCCCATTCCTCCCCGACGGTccgagcggcgccgcgcggACGGAGCGAGAACAGTTTGTTCTGGTTCGGTCTGAACCGCCGTGCGCGCGAACAAAAGGAGGCGGCGGTTCGGCGGCGCGCCGGCCCGGACGCCAGGTCCCGCAGCGAAACGCGCGTTGAAGTGAGAGAAGGCGCCGAAACGGGTCCGTCCAGCGACGCCGCGGCCCCGACCGCCGCCTCCGCGGCCCGTCCGCGCGCGACGCGCCGCTGCTCAGCGTGGAAAACGTCCGCCGTCGCCTCGTGAAGTTTGCGCATACCGACCTGACTTTGATCCCAGGTGCAACAAATGTCCTTTCTTCTGCTCGGGCGAAGGTCGAGAGTAGATTTTAAAGAGTGGGAACCGTTGCATCAGCCCGATTTTAAACGTGATCCCAGTCTGGGAGGATTTGGGAATGCGGAAATTAGGCGATGCCAGCCAAACGTAAGCAGGGATGTAAAAAAGTACATAGTGGGGGCAGAAGTGGGGAAGTCGCGCCGCTCCTCCCACAAAGGAACACTGAGGTTACACAGAGCTGCACGAGCGACACATGGACTCATAAAACAAGTCATAATGAAGGGAGAGCGAGAAGCTGCATTCGCTTCATCTTAATAGAGAAGGTTGATATTTGAGCAGCATTGAGTTTAATAACAACACATTCATTGATTGAGAGGTAGATTTCACCACTTCCAATAGCTTTATTGTTATTAGTCAGCATAGATAAgcaatttttattttagctattttatttttttaattttaacaaaTAAGTCAAAATCTgaaaggtaaaaaaataaatcacgaGTTACATCTTGAGAAGAAATATAGTTTATAGCACTGGATGTTTTCATGGAAAACCTTCAACATGTGAACAATGAGCTCGAACCACGGTTGGTGCAGGTACTGAACATGGATGAATGTGTCAATACAACAGTTACAGCAATCAATACACCGTTGACACGTAACACGAAACCATACTGTCACATCAAATTCCACAATAATTCTTAGATCTAGTAACCGATCGATTACACACAGGAGCTTGAAAATTATTTGGAATTCCTCAGCATGCGTTTTGGAGCggagcctcctgcagccgctgagaCGCCTCGGTCGCTCTCCAGCCGCTCCGTGGCTGATTCCCGTGAGCCCGCCGCGGCGTGTGCTGTTTACATCGGCTCACAGTCCTCTGCGTCACAGGGCCAGCAGAGTGGGCGAGTTGAGGATGCCGGCGCCGCCCTTGTGGGCGTCCAGCGCCTCGGTGAGAGAGTCCAGCTCGGGACACGCGAAGGTGAAGACggacaggcagctgctgcaggtgggggtggaggtCACCACCGGGGTGCTGAGCGGCTCCAGGTCGCCGGACACAGACTTGTACAGGGTCTCCCAGTCCGAGACCCCCAGGGAGCCGCTGAGGTCGATGTCCGGCACGGAGCGAGCCGTCTCCATGGGGGTCCTCTCCTCGAGGCTGGGCAGCACcgcgtccagcagctcctccttgaCGCCCAGAGGGGGCTCCAGCTCGCAGGCGCTGATGTCGGCGCTGGCGCAGAGCAGGATGTTGGAGTTGCCGGAGATGGCGGCGGACGGGTCGCTGGGGAGGTCCATGGACGCCTCCTGGATGGCGTCCTCCGGCAGCCGGTCCGGGTCGGGGTCCTGGCCGGGGTcctggtccgggtccgggtccgggctGGGGGCCGGCTCCTGCAGaacggcctccagctcctccggcaCCTGACACGCCGGCCGGTGCGAGGCCAGGATCAACTCCAGCCGCTCCTTCTCCTTGAGCAGCTCGGCGATTTCCGTCTCCAGGGcggctttctcctcctccagcgcgtCGGTCTCCTTCGGACAGAGCCACATCCCGCATCCCCACGTGAGCCCAGGCGGAGCAGAGCGGCTGCATGGGTGCGCGGGCGCCTACTCACCGCTTGCAGGGTGTCCGTGAGCTCCCTCCGTCTGTTGCGACACTTGGCTGCAGCCATCTTATTCCGCTCCCTCCTgatcctcttcttctcctcctcctctggagaCAGCTGCGCGGCAGCACAAACAATGCCGTCATTACGGTGAGCGGGGCCGCGTGCCGACCCGCTGCATCCGCCATCAATTCACCTGCAGAAACGCGCGTTTTTCGCTGCAGTGCGGCTAAAAATAGGCCATTGTTGCAGACTGGCTGTGACCTGAATTTAAATTCAGTGCCTGAGGAAGGCGCCACAGCCGCGTGCACAGCACCACTGTTGCACACGAGGCACTGGGACTGACGTGTGTAAACGTGCaccggcggccgtggcggccaaTGGCAGGAGGACCCCCCGCAGCTCCTACCTGCTCCGCGGACCCCTTCCTGGCTGCGTTCCTCCCCCGGCTCCCGCCCGCTCTGGGTGTTGCCTGGCGAGAGCCCTGCGCCCCATTGGCTCGCCTGCTGCCCAGAGACGGGGAGACAGATGTGATAATGGTAGGCTGGACCATCCACTGGAAACCCGGGGTAGAGGAAATGGCAGTGACTGTTGGCACAAACGGAGCTTCTTCAGGGCTCACGTCCTGAAAAATGGAAATAATCAATAATGAGCGCGACCGTCAATATTCCTTTAAATGGTCGATTCCTTTGTGTGGCCGGTTCCATCTGAATCAGTCTGAGGACAAGCTCACGAATGAATTACAAATCATGTGTTAAAGTCTGAGTTAAACAGCAGCCTGCGTGGATGATATTCTCTTGAACCAGAAATAGCCTCCTTCAGATCAATATTTGACTTTATCATTGTTTCTGACGTCAACACTGACGCAGAGCTACTGTGGAGTCTCCTGAATGGATTTATTTTTCTCAATGAACCGCTGCATCGACGCGCTCACATTCGGTCCCAGGACGTCGGAACCGCAGCAGCGCGAC
Above is a window of Betta splendens chromosome 22, fBetSpl5.4, whole genome shotgun sequence DNA encoding:
- the fosaa gene encoding protein c-Fos, translating into MYHSNVTPDMDPAASTCRTESPDGTLSHGAPEEETGSAASSSEDAKDVSPEEAPFVPTVTAISSTPGFQWMVQPTIITSVSPSLGSRRANGAQGSRQATPRAGGSRGRNAARKGSAEQLSPEEEEKKRIRRERNKMAAAKCRNRRRELTDTLQAETDALEEEKAALETEIAELLKEKERLELILASHRPACQVPEELEAVLQEPAPSPDPDPDQDPGQDPDPDRLPEDAIQEASMDLPSDPSAAISGNSNILLCASADISACELEPPLGVKEELLDAVLPSLEERTPMETARSVPDIDLSGSLGVSDWETLYKSVSGDLEPLSTPVVTSTPTCSSCLSVFTFACPELDSLTEALDAHKGGAGILNSPTLLAL